The nucleotide sequence TAATTTTGTGGACACGCTGGAGCTACGATAATTATTCTTTTTAAGCTCTTACAGATAAACTTTCATGTTCCCATGCAATATTGCGTCTATCTTCGTTTTTGTTAGAGGCTTGTATCGCAAGTCACCTCCGCAATTGTCTAATATATTTGCAGATTTATAAGTCcagcataatatatattataaccatGTTATTTCTTTCTCTTTGTGATATATATTCTGTTCTGCGTACATGGATTTGCTTACTAACTTAGATTCAACATTTGAATCAAATGGTTATAAAAATATGAGGTATGAAAGAATAAGGCCTCCCTATACCTACTGAGCTAAGAACCCGAGGATGATCGTTGTCAACACTAGAGAGACCAGAGAGGCTCTATGAAGAGGAAAACAAaaccttgaagaagaagaagaagagatctcTGCAGCTTTTGGATCAACACTCCGATCTACACCTGTTTGATTAACACTGcacaaaagaatatatatatatatatatatatacatataggataaatataatatttgaaaCAAAAGCTTATCCCAGTCGAAAATGATGtcaacataaatataaattatgatctGAATCAACAGATAAAATGGTTCTCTTATGAGAGTTACATGAATGTTACAGATTTGGGGTTTAAGATAAATAAGTTTGAAAGAATAAGATGGGGTTTCAAAGATTTACTCACTCGAAAATCAGATTGTGACATGTTTTGTCACATGGGTAAGCACAGTCGATGGCTTTGATATTTTTGGCTCGGTCGAAGTACCAGTCACCTACAGTCTCTGCCACTCTCTGCTAACAAAGACGATCGTGAGCAGGAGTTTAATAACTAACCTCTGTATGATTAAAGAGTTCTTTTGAGGGGTGATGTTACCTTTCCGTTAAGTTGGGGAGAATCTTGGGCAAACCAAGTGTCCTGTCTTTCGGTCTGACAATGCGCGAAGCAAGAGTTTATGAAAAGACCGTTCTGGTCGGATTTTGAGAATGAATTTACGGCATACATCATTTGGTTCCTGAAGTCTATTTTATGGaaggaggaaaaaaaaaggtattaGAAACCATCAACGTGGTGCAGGCTCAAGCATAGAGTAGAGAAGAGTGGACCTTGGAAGAATTGGATCTGTGATGAGTTACATTGCGAGTGATCTGATTTGCATGCCTTCCAGATGCCGCCTGGGTCAGCGGTTGGAGGAGCTAAGCTCTCTTGGATCTGTTAGAGAAAGTTCAAGAATCAAACACCGTGTACGGATGAGACAATGGtcaagatgaaaaaaaaacgaGATTATCACCTGCCATGAGTCATATGCTGTGTTGAGAAGAAACATTGGGGTTTTGATGTCTGAAACCAAGTTCTGAGGAAAGAAGCACTGAGGAAAAAGCACAAAAGATTCTCTCAAGGCCTTGTCTACTTGTTGTAACTTTGCAGGATCAAACAGTGATATTAAAAAGGTGAAAGAGATGTACCGAGGTAGGATCTAAATGGTTTGTACAAGTGCTGGACAAGCCCTTCTGGAGGTTCTGTAAATCAACAGAAAAAAGTATCAAGTGAGCATATGATAATTTTAAGTTATATACACTTTATTCATGcctatttcaaaaaaaaaaaaaagtatggatCTGAGGTTACCTGCACTGTAACAACACCTTGGAACATATTCCTGAGCGAGTGGCCCCCAGAGACATCCACTCTGCATTTTCCATCATAACATTTCAAAGTTTTCCAGAAAATAATACTTCTCCTAAAACAGAAAAGCAAAAAAAGTT is from Brassica napus cultivar Da-Ae chromosome A4, Da-Ae, whole genome shotgun sequence and encodes:
- the LOC106444985 gene encoding pectin acetylesterase 6, whose product is MMRSVLLLLWIVCSLCSAAAVVRSGSSDGDTEIAISLLEKKLMAPEVAMVPLTLIQGAGSKGAVCLDGTLPGYHLDRGFGSGANNWLIQLEGGGWCNNHRTCVYRKTSRRGSSNFMEKTLPFTGILSNKPLENPDFFNWNRVKLRYCDGASFAGDSQDESSQIFYRGQRIWQAAMEEFLSLGMKQANQALLSGCSAGGLASILHCDEFRELLPSSTKVKCLSDAGMFLDAVDVSGGHSLRNMFQGVVTVQNLQKGLSSTCTNHLDPTSCFFPQNLVSDIKTPMFLLNTAYDSWQIQESLAPPTADPGGIWKACKSDHSQCNSSQIQFFQDFRNQMMYAVNSFSKSDQNGLFINSCFAHCQTERQDTWFAQDSPQLNGKRVAETVGDWYFDRAKNIKAIDCAYPCDKTCHNLIFDVNQTGVDRSVDPKAAEISSSSSSRFCFPLHRASLVSLVLTTIILGFLAQ